The Mercurialis annua linkage group LG8, ddMerAnnu1.2, whole genome shotgun sequence genome window below encodes:
- the LOC126660783 gene encoding potassium channel AKT2/3, whose protein sequence is MEMRSFSPKTHHLHHLSSFSSSSATMKRSSKSGSHGETESTHHYQEEDDDTSLSLSSLSKIILPPLGVSTYNHNPVHSKGWIISPMDSRYRCWESFMVLLVAYTAWVYPFEVAFLNSSPITRLYIADNIVDLFFAIDIVLTFFVAYIDSRTQLLIRHRKKIATRYISTWFLMDVASTVPYEALAYWFTGKQKLALSYSLLGMLRFWRLRRVKQLFTRVEKDIRFSYFWIRCLRLLCVTLFLVHCAGCLYYLLADRYPHQGRTWIGSAIPNFRETSLWIRYISAMYWSITTMTTVGYGDLHAVNTMEMIFIIFYMLFNLGLTAYLIGNMTNLVVEGTRRTMEFRNSIEAASNFVCRNRLPPRLKDQILAYMCLRFKAESLNQNHLIEQLPKSICKSICQHLFLPTVEKVYLFNNVSREILLLLVSEMKAEYIPPREDVILQNESPDDVYIIVSGEVEIIDSDLEKERVVGNLMSSDMFGEVGALCCKPQSFTFRTKTLSQLLRLKTRYLIGAMQTRQQDYVAIIKNFLQHHKKLKDLKIGEFMAENGDEDGDLNMDFNLLTVASTGNAAFLEELLKAKLDPDIGDSEGRTPLHIAASKGHEDCVLSLLKHGCNIHLRDLNGNTALWEALSSNQQSVFRILYHFASISDPHAAGDLLCTAAKRNDLTMMKQLLKHGLNVDSKDRQGKTAIQIAMAENYIEMVELLVMNGADVISTNTHEFCSSRLNEMLQKREIGHRITVSETVTSDQVILMKRCEEDQERKFDEGKCKRVSIYKGHPLVREKICCKQPGRLIRLPDSLEELKRIAGEKFGFDAQNAMVTNEEGSEIDSIEVIRDNDKLFIGEEDPNSSL, encoded by the exons ATGGAAATGAGATCATTTTCTCCAAAAACTCATCATCTTCATCACCTATCTTCCTTTTCTTCCTCTTCAGCCACCATGAAAAGAAGCTCGAAAAGCGGCAGCCATGGTGAAACTGAATCTACTCACCACTACCAGGAGGAAGATGATGATacttctctttctctctctagctTGTCTAAAATTATTCTTCCTCCTTTGGGTGTTTCAACCTATAACCATAACCCTGTTCACTCTAAAGGTTGGATTATTTCTCCCATGGATTCGAGATACAG GTGTTGGGAGTCATTTATGGTGCTGCTGGTTGCATATACAGCATGGGTTTACCCTTTTGAAGTTGCATTTCTGAACTCATCTCCAATTACACGACTTTACATTGCAGACAATATTGTTGATCTTTTTTTCGCCATTGATATTGTCTTAACCTTTTTTGTTGCTTACATTGATTCAAGAACCCAACTTTTGATTCGTCACAGAAAAAAAATTGCTACCAG GTACATATCAACATGGTTCTTAATGGATGTGGCTTCCACAGTCCCATATGAGGCATTAGCATATTGGTTCACCGGAAAACAAAAGTTAGCTCTCTCTTATTCTCTACTCGGCATGCTCAGATTCTGGCGTCTCCGACGAGTTAAGCAGCTCTTCACTAG AGTAGAAAAGGACATTAGATTTAGCTACTTCTGGATCCGATGTCTAAGGCTGCTATGT GTGACACTATTTCTAGTGCATTGTGCTGGTTGTCTCTACTATTTGCTAGCAGATAGATACCCCCACCAAGGGAGGACATGGATTGGTTCTGCTATTCCTAATTTTAGAGAAACTAGCCTCTGGATTAGATATATTTCAGCCATGTATTGGTCTATCACTACCATGACTACTGTTGGTTATGGTGATCTCCATGCTGTTAATACTATGGAAATGATCTTCATCATTTTTTATATGCTCTTCAACCTCGGTCTGACAGCTTATTTGATCGGTAATATGACCAATCTCGTCGTGGAGGGAACACGTCGGACCATGGAATTT AGGAATAGTATTGAAGCAGCATCAAATTTTGTATGCAGAAACAGATTACCTCCAAGATTAAAGGATCAGATTTTAGCTTATATGTGTTTAAGGTTCAAAGCTGAGAGCTTGAATCAGAATCATTTGATTGAGCAATTACCAAAATCTATATGCAAAAGTATCTGTCAGCATTTGTTCTTACCAACAGTAGAAAAAGTCTATCTTTTCAATAATGTCTCCAGAGAGATACTCTTACTCCTC GTGTCAGAGATGAAAGCTGAGTATATTCCACCTAGAGAAGATGTAATATTGCAAAATGAATCGCCAGACGATGTTTATATAATTGTATCAGGAGAAGTAGAGATCATAGATTCTGATCTCGAAAAAGAACGAGTCGTGGGAAATCTGATGTCTTCAGACATGTTTGGAGAAGTTGGTGCTCTTTGTTGTAAGCCTCAAAGCTTCACATTTCGAACAAAGACGCTTTCGCAACTCCTTAGGCTCAAAACTCGATATCTAATCGGAGCTATGCAAACCCGACAGCAAGATTATGTGGCTATAATCAAGAACTTCCTTCAG CATCATAAAAAGCTAAAGGATTTGAAGATCGGAGAATTTATGGCTGAGAATGGAGATGAAGATGGTGATCTAAACATGGATTTTAACTTGCTAACTGTTGCTAGTACAGGCAATGCTGCTTTTCTTGAAGAACTTCTCAAGGCGAAATTAGACCCTGATATTGGAGACTCCGAAGGCAGAACTCCATTG CACATTGCAGCATCAAAGGGGCATGAGGATTGTGTACTATCACTCTTGAAACATGGATGCAACATACACTTAAGAG ATCTTAACGGTAATACAGCTTTATGGGAAGCTCTATCATCAAACCAACAATCAGTATTCCGAATTCTCTACCATTTCGCAAGCATTTCCGACCCACACGCTGCTGGCGATCTTCTCTGCACAGCAGCAAAACGAAACGACCTAACAATGATGAAACAACTCCTGAAACACGGACTAAACGTCGATTCCAAGGATCGACAAGGAAAAACCGCGATACAAATAGCTATGGCAGAGAATTACATAGAAATGGTAGAGCTACTAGTAATGAACGGGGCGGACGTCATTTCGACGAATACGCACGAGTTTTGTTCATCAAGATTGAATGAAATGCTGCAAAAGAGAGAGATTGGACATAGAATTACGGTTTCTGAAACCGTAACGAGTGATCAAGTGATTCTGATGAAGAGATGTGAGGAGGAtcaagaaagaaaatttgatGAAGGGAAATGTAAAAGAGTGAGTATTTATAAAGGTCATCCTTTGGTTAGGGAAAAGATTTGTTGCAAGCAACCTGGAAGATTGATCAGATTGCCTGATTCATTGGAAGAGCTCAAGAGAATTGCAG GTgagaagtttggatttgatgCACAAAATGCGATGGTTACAAATGAAGAAGGTTCAGAAATTGACTCAATTGAAGTGATTAGAGATAATGATAAGCTTTTCATTGGTGAAGAAGATCCAAATTCTTCTTTATAA